The Microcoleus sp. bin38.metabat.b11b12b14.051 genome segment AGGTGAAGGGCAGTTTAATTGTGCCGATCGGCAAAGATACCCAATTCTGGGGGTTGCTGATTGCTCACGAGTGTTCCGGGCCGAGGGTTTGGCAAACAGCAGAACAGGAGTTGCTGCAAAATTTGACTACTCAGGCGGCGATCGCCATTCACCAAGCAGAACTTTATCAAGAAAGTCTGGATGTCGCAGCCGCCGATCGAGTAAAAGCCGAACAGCTAGCTAAAACCGTCACCGAATTGCACAATACCCAAGCTCAACTGATTCAAACCGAAAAAATGTCAAGTCTGGGACAACTGGTAGCGGGAGTCGCCCACGAAATCAATAACCCCGTTAACTTTATCTACGGGAATTTGTCGCACGCCAGCGAATACAGCAAAGATTTGCTGTGCTTGGTGGAACTCTACCGCCAGCACTACCCCAATCCCCACCCAGAAATTAGTGAGTGTGCCGAAGCGATAGAGATAGAATTTCTTACCGAAGATTTGCCCAAAATTTTGGGCTCCATGAAAGTAGGAGTTGAGCGCATCCGCCAGTTAGTTGTATCTTTGCGTAATTTTTCCCGGCTCGATCAAGCTGAAAAAAAAGGTGTGGATATTCACGAGGGCATCGACAGTACCCTGTTGATTTTGCAGCACCGGATCAAAGCCCAGTCGGATCGCGCCACCGTAGAAATCATCAAAGAATACGGCAATTTGCCCTTAGTAGAATGCTATGCCAGCTCGCTCAATCAGGTATTTATGAATCTGATCAGCAATGCCGTTGACGCCCTAGAAATGGGAAAAACAGATCGAGTTGTGAATGTTAACGCCCTAGGGGTCAGTCCAGTCGCGACATATTTAAGCTCGCAAAACCTGGATGTCGAGACAGTAGATATAAATGCCAGCACCGAGTGTTTGATTCCAGATTTTCCATCTCCTTGCATTCGGATTCGCACCGAATTAATCGAGGAAAAAAACGTAAGAATTAGTATTGCCGACAACGGTCACGGCATCCCCAAAGAGTTAATTTCTCACATATTTAATCCTTTTTTTACGACTAAACCCGTCGGTCGCGGGACGGGTTTAGGACTGTCTATTAGTTATCAAATTGTAGTTGAGAAACACCAGGGGGTACTCAAGTGTGTGTCTGTACCGGGTCAGGGTACTGAGTTCTCGATCGAAATTCCGTTGAATTAGCTAACTTTCACTAAGGCAAGATTAACTTCACCAGTACCGAACCGATCGATCCCAGAAGACTCATCAAGTCCCCGCGCCCAGTGCGCGGTTCCGTTGGCTTTTGGCGTGCCACAATCGCTTCTGCTAACTGCTTTGACAATTCCTGACCTTGGGGATTTCCTTGAGCGACAAACAGTTGGTTTGCTGTTGCGACATCTTGAGTCGCGCCGGCGAAGTCTCCCAAGTCAGCCCGAGACATACTGCGCGCAAAATAAACGGCGGCTAAATCCGATTTCTGATTCAGGGCTTGATTGTAATAATCGATCGCGTTTCTGTAGTTTCCCGCTTGAGCTTCCAACACTCCCAAGCGGTAGAAATCTTCTGCGGTGCCGATATTAGTTGGCATTCCTCTAACTCCCAGCAGTTGGGCGTTAGCTAAATTGGTGTCAGTTAAATTGGCGTTGGTGAGATAGGCGCTTCTCAAGTCAGCACCGCTGAGGTTGGCTCCGCTGAGGTTGGCGCCCGTCAGGTTGACGCCAAACAAACTCGTGCCGCTGAGGTTGGCTCCGCTGAGGTCTGCTCCGGTGAGGTTGGCTCGGCTGAGGTTAGCCATTCTCAAGTCAGCACCTTTAAGATTTGCTCCTGTTAAGTTCGCTAACACCAGACCAGCATTGCTGAGGTCGCAGTTGGGGCACTGTCGAGTGGCTAGTAATTGTTGCGTGTGTTGGATGTTCTCGGCGCGTGCCGGAGCGATCGGGGCGATCGCGCTCAGCACCGTTGCAGCAGCGAGGATTCTGAGTTTCATCTTAACCGTCCAAAATCCAAAATAGTAAATCTAAAATAGCTTTTATCGAAGCACTTGAAAATCAACATACCAGATATTGCTAAATATAGCCTGATTCTCTGGCATTGCATAAATTTTTGATGGAGCCGTCAACCCACGAGCTGCGGACGCCCGCAAGCAGATAATTTCCGGATAGTCGCAAACTGAATGAATGCAATGCCAGTCTAATCTGTGGTACGGGCACCTCGCAAGTCGCAAACAACGTTTTTTTTCGAGCTGCGAAGAGATCCTTCTTGTTCTGGGCTGTACGCAATTCTCTAATACATATTTAGCTGCCCACAAATTAGGGTAACAAAAAAATGTTACCCTCGATCGGCGGTTCTCGCAAACCATAAAATTTAACAGATAAATTAGTCGTGGATAGTACCATCAGGCATCGTCGTACCTTTGAGATATACTCCGCTCAAATTGACTTTTGTCAGGTTGGCTCCCAGCAGGTTTGCGCCGCTTAAGTCTGATGCGCTTAAAACCGCTTCAGTCAAGTCTGCCCTAATTAAGCTCGCCCCCATTAAGTCGGCTCCGCTGAGGTCTACTTTGCTTAAATTTGCGCCAATTAAATCTGCTTCTGTGAGCACAGCCCTGCGTAAGTTTACTCCGTAAAGATTTACTCCGTGCAAGTCTGCACGGGAGAGTATTGCCCGAGAGATGTTGGCTCCAATTAAAGTTGCTTGGATCAGGGAAGCTCCGCTCAAATCTGCTTTGCTGAGATTAGCTCCCATCAACTCCGATCGATACAGGTTAGCTTCCGCTAAAAGTGCTTCTGTGAGATCGGCTCCACCTAACTCAGCTCTGCTCAAATTGATCTTGCACAAATTGGCTTTGCTAAAGTTGACTCTATTAAGTTTGGCTTTGTACAAATTGGCTCCAATCAAATCGGCTTCAGACAGATTGGCTCCAATTAATTCTGCTTCATAGAGGTACACTTCGTGCAGGTAGACCCCGCTAAAATTTCTTTCTCCTGTTGCGTATAGCTTGAGCAGTTCGTCAACGTTCATTTTGGCTTCTCTACACCTTTTAAATGAAGAATACTCTTTGCCGGCTGCTTGCACCGGATCTTCTGCCATTTTCTATTTTAAATCTTGAAAGATTCTCGCCCACCACGATACTTTCCTTAATCGTTTGGCGAGAGTGAATGACAAAATTAGCTAATTTTTAATTGAGCAAAAAAATAATATGCCAGATTTTTCACAACCAGGTTGATCGCCCTGGATAACTAAATTACACAATTTGAGGCGGGAAGTGCGATCGAAGCCATAACTTTTTGTTGGTAGTTGAGTTTACTGAGGATTGGTGTGATAAAGATCACTCAGCGATGTTAGTAGCATCACATAGAAATAACTGTTTCGATCACGGCTGGCAGGAAAAAATAGCAGATAGTGGTACTGTGCTCGTAAAAAATTGACAACTCCACCGTCAGCGTGTTTTACTCAATTGGCGATCGAGCTAGTGGTTTTACAGATACTTGCTCGCGGCAGGAAAATCGGTTGAAACATCACTCGGCGCAACCTGCTCAGGCTGATGAAAGTGATGATGTCCCAGGATTTCTCGCACACGCAAAGCTAGAAAGAGACTTCGGGGTACAGGGGAATGTATGTGTAAAATGTCGATCGCTGGTGTACAAACCAAGCCTCTATGCTAGCAGCTCAGGGCTAAAAACCACCAACACATCAGCAATAACTACGAATAAATACCAGGAAAACCATGATGTACGTTTAGCAAAAATAGAATAAACGACCTTGATGAAAACTTAACTATTGCAGTTAATGTCACACTCGGCGGTCAACAGAGATAAGTATTAGCAATAAAGCCGGCACCATCAAATATAAAACTACCCAGAAGTAGGTGCTTTTAGTTGGCAAAATACTTGGTTGCATCCCTGGCTCAAGGTGAAAAATTTATCCTTTTGAACATCTGAGTGCATCCCGGGCACGAAAAGTTTAATTAGAGCTTTTTTGTATTGCCCTCCCAGCAAGCAAAAAGCCAGCAATCAGGATAGGA includes the following:
- a CDS encoding pentapeptide repeat-containing protein, which encodes MKLRILAAATVLSAIAPIAPARAENIQHTQQLLATRQCPNCDLSNAGLVLANLTGANLKGADLRMANLSRANLTGADLSGANLSGTSLFGVNLTGANLSGANLSGADLRSAYLTNANLTDTNLANAQLLGVRGMPTNIGTAEDFYRLGVLEAQAGNYRNAIDYYNQALNQKSDLAAVYFARSMSRADLGDFAGATQDVATANQLFVAQGNPQGQELSKQLAEAIVARQKPTEPRTGRGDLMSLLGSIGSVLVKLILP
- a CDS encoding pentapeptide repeat-containing protein, with product MAEDPVQAAGKEYSSFKRCREAKMNVDELLKLYATGERNFSGVYLHEVYLYEAELIGANLSEADLIGANLYKAKLNRVNFSKANLCKINLSRAELGGADLTEALLAEANLYRSELMGANLSKADLSGASLIQATLIGANISRAILSRADLHGVNLYGVNLRRAVLTEADLIGANLSKVDLSGADLMGASLIRADLTEAVLSASDLSGANLLGANLTKVNLSGVYLKGTTMPDGTIHD